In a genomic window of Alphaproteobacteria bacterium:
- a CDS encoding response regulator has translation MDILSLNAEVKLVAAASSIGRNPLSWQGWHCLRILIEDVSEDNQQEILIWSKSILESYLKDAEGRVYYCEGRDIHVICRDVPRAILEQAGNQICDLIFNESHMLVSYDIYELSTEGAEYSKAVLEQKDIFTLPYSQAVSVGTEMEQASFPGEAPRRSLTHSGAPRVLLVEDDAVTRWMVRNALKNECEFITAPSANKAFAMFSSFTPDVVFLDINLPDNSGYAVLEWILKNDPGACVVMFSSNGQLDNIVQAMEKGASGFISKPFLREHLLYYIQSHSQSTV, from the coding sequence ATGGACATCTTGTCTCTTAATGCCGAAGTCAAACTGGTGGCGGCGGCTAGCTCTATTGGACGCAATCCTCTCAGCTGGCAGGGTTGGCACTGCTTGCGTATTCTGATCGAGGATGTGAGTGAGGACAATCAGCAGGAAATTCTAATCTGGAGCAAGTCGATCCTTGAGTCCTATCTCAAGGACGCGGAAGGGCGCGTGTATTATTGCGAGGGCCGAGACATTCATGTCATTTGCCGTGATGTGCCTCGGGCCATCCTGGAGCAAGCCGGGAATCAAATCTGCGATCTTATTTTCAACGAAAGCCATATGCTTGTCTCCTATGACATTTATGAGCTTAGCACGGAGGGCGCCGAGTACAGCAAAGCTGTTCTAGAACAGAAGGATATATTCACGCTCCCATACTCGCAGGCTGTATCTGTGGGAACCGAGATGGAGCAGGCCTCATTCCCTGGTGAAGCGCCCAGGCGCAGCCTCACACATTCAGGTGCGCCTCGTGTTCTTCTGGTGGAAGACGATGCCGTTACCCGCTGGATGGTACGGAACGCCCTGAAGAATGAGTGCGAATTTATAACTGCACCTTCTGCCAACAAGGCTTTCGCAATGTTTTCATCCTTTACGCCGGATGTCGTATTTCTGGATATCAATTTACCGGATAATAGCGGTTATGCCGTTCTAGAGTGGATACTTAAAAACGATCCTGGTGCCTGCGTCGTAATGTTCTCAAGCAACGGGCAGTTGGACAACATCGTGCAGGCGATGGAGAAGGGCGCCAGTGGCTTTATCTCCAAGCCCTTTCTGAGAGAACATCTTTTGTATTATATCCAAAGTCATTCGCAGAGCACCGTTTAA